The genome window GACATTATTCGTACTCTTAAGAGGGGCGGATCTGGTAAGAGGCGTTATTTAGTATGTGGCATATGTCAATGTGCAGATTGGACAGGGGACATACAGCAGTGTTTATCGTGCACGGTATGTTGAAACTGGCAAGCTGGTTGCCCTGAAGAAGGTGCGTTTCAATAATATGAAACCAGAGAGTGTCCAGTTTATGGCACGAGAAATAGCCATTCTACGAAGGCTTGACCATCCCAATATCATGAAACTGGAGGGAATCATTGCTTCCCCGTTATCCTCCAACATATACCTTGTATTTGAGTACATGGAACATGATCTCTCAGGACTAATCTCAAACCCTGATGTCAAGTTCTCTAATGCACAGGTTTGttcattttaagttttttttttaatccgcGTTTAGTTGTGGAGAATGCATAACTTTGTACGTGTTTCTGAAAGCAGATCAAGTGCTATATGTGGCAGCTATTATGCGGACTAGAACATTGTCATTCACAAGGACTAATACATAGAGATATCAAAACATCTAATATTTTGGTTAACAATGAAGGAGTTTTGAAGATAGCAGATTTTGGTTTAGCAAATTTTGTTACCCCTAGAAACCAGCAGCAACTGACAAATCGTGTTGTCACTCTATGGTATCGGCCTCCTGAAATATTTCTAGGCTCGACGAGTTACAAGGAAACTGTGGATCTCTGGAGTGTAGGATGTGTATTTGCCGAGATGTTCTTGGGAAGGCCCCTTTTAAAAGGTAGAAATGAGGTGAGTTATTCCTTAAAAGATTTCCAGGGCACAAAGACTTAATAACTGATAGCAAATGCACTGCTTtgttatttgtaaaataatttatcaaacatcTTCAGGTTGAACAACTGCATATGATTTTCAAGCTTTGCGGTACTCCATCTGATGAATACTGGAAAAAATCTAAACTTCCTCTAGCAACGATGTTCAAACCCCAGCATCCATATGAAAGTACTCTCAGAGAAAGGTGTGATGAATTCCCCAGGATTGCTGTCAACCTTTTGGAAACTTTGCTTTCTGTAGATCCGGAGAAGCGTGGGACTGCTTCTTCTGCACTAGATTCAGAGGTAACCCCATGCTGGTCAAtaacaaatttcaaaattactaAACACATTTTCTTTAAATGTTGATTTCTGTCCAAATTTGTTACTAGTGGTGTCCATTTCTGCAATCAACATTTTCATCTTGTTACATTATCTTGAATTATTTGACTAGCTGACATATGCAAAGCGTAATTTACTGATTGGGGACATTTCTGTAATCTTTTGCACCTTTCATCAGTATTTTAGCACCAGACCTTATGCCTGTGATCCATCAAGCTTGCCAAAGTACTCACCTAGTAAAGAGATTGATGCGAAGGCCCGTGATCACACAAGGTACGCCCTTTAGTAGTCTTCTAGTTAGATTGTGGTGATTATATCAATTTTAGTGCTTGATTACTCCAAGACTAATTGACATTTCAGAAGAACGAACAAATCAAGATAGTATCGTTGTTATTGATCTTTGCATAGCAACATAGTTCAgacattttctttttattctgtacatttcacataaataatgATCTAAACCTAGGACAAATACACAATAAGTAAAGCCATGTAAAAATACCAAATGGTTGTTGAAGCTTGAATAGATAAATCCAGTTCTATCGTGAACTTTAAGTCATCTTCTTATGCGGATGCTGCAGTTCTATTTATGATTCATCCTGTAAATATGATGCGAGAGTTAATGAACCATTATTTGAGGTCCACTGAACCTTGGGCATATAAAATAGATACCAGCATGATCTatccatttaatttttttcggTAAGCAGTATGTTCAACAATTGTATAACTGGTTTCAGAAAAACTGCTGGTACCCGAAAGCGCGCCCTTGGAGCCTCTAGAGACCCAAGGAAATTCAGGAAGCCCTTGGAAGTATCAAGCACTTCACaggtctctctccctcccccctccctcgctctctctctctctcccccctctctctctcatataAAGCGCAACTACTAACTCACATACTCATAAATTATGAAGGAGATTGAGGGTAATTGTCATGCCGCCCGTAGTATTAATGAGGATTCCTCAGATTCCAAGGTACTCACAGCCACAGGGTCTCAAAAAAGTGGACAGACTGAGATATCTCAAGCAGACAGCACTCAGACAGTCCACGCAAATTCATCGTTAAGTAGATTTGCACAGGCCTACAGGAGGAACCAGGATAATCCATCTAGGATGCAGAGGAAGATATACTCCAGAAGTAAAACTATGATTGCTATGGATCCAATGGCTGAACTGCGTGAATTTCAGTCTAGTGGTCCTGATTCTCTCAATTTGTCTGCAGACTTTATCTACTGTAAGCCTTCTCTTTGCTTAATCAGTAGACTATTATCAATCAACGCTAATGTCATCTTCATCTGAAAATGTACCAGGATCATAATGACTAATATCCAAGGCGTCCGATCTCACTGCCATTAATCAAGACAGGCGAAGCGGCAGGAAGCCAAGATAGCCACACTCATCAGGCTTATCAGAAATCCCGTTTGAGTAGAGGTACAAATTATTGAAACTCATAGTGTACTTTAACCGGTCATCCTCAACTCCATAGGATTCaagattctttcttctttttttttgccaaatttGGAGCAGATTTCATTAATACTTTGAAAGAGACTCAATCGGGACAAATCCCCAACTAATCATACAACCAGggttaaaaaacaaataaacgagCTAAATAATTAGCCGCTTTGTTTCCAGATTGCTTAACTACTGAATTCAAGATTCTTTTCGGTGCAAATCCTGCAAAGCTAATACACAGAACCAAATTAGTACACAGCTACAATTGAATCTCATTAATGCATTCCTTATAATTGGTTCCTTAAAATTGTACACAGAGTAATTGGTACATGCATGAGGTTTGCAGCTGTTTGCTGACGGTAAAATCTCATGTGGCTGCCCAGCAAATCAGAGGAGAGGAAGAAAGTGGAGAGGAGAAAGAAAGAGAAACAAGAGGGGTACAAGTTGCCAGGGAATAGTGGTTATTATGATCCTCTTGGACACTTTTGTGTAAATACATTTGTTTTGCAGTGACCACAAGGCGTTCCCAACCTCGATAGGTTAGCTTGTATTTATGTTTCTTTGTCTCCTGCTTCTGTTGGTTTCTTGCTCATCTTGTATATCAAGCCTGTAAATCGTATCAATATAT of Daucus carota subsp. sativus chromosome 3, DH1 v3.0, whole genome shotgun sequence contains these proteins:
- the LOC108213331 gene encoding cyclin-dependent kinase C-2 C, producing the protein MGCVSSKNLASSPASPTLRRPDSPIRSRSSSSSSSSSSRHEGITKLDKIKEDESENERVDFLKPSANSKKLDGSEKGRAFRFRFGSFKSTAQNGDQRHMDASAWPAWLTEAAPEAVEGWLPLRSDMFHKLQKIGQGTYSSVYRARYVETGKLVALKKVRFNNMKPESVQFMAREIAILRRLDHPNIMKLEGIIASPLSSNIYLVFEYMEHDLSGLISNPDVKFSNAQIKCYMWQLLCGLEHCHSQGLIHRDIKTSNILVNNEGVLKIADFGLANFVTPRNQQQLTNRVVTLWYRPPEIFLGSTSYKETVDLWSVGCVFAEMFLGRPLLKGRNEVEQLHMIFKLCGTPSDEYWKKSKLPLATMFKPQHPYESTLRERCDEFPRIAVNLLETLLSVDPEKRGTASSALDSEYFSTRPYACDPSSLPKYSPSKEIDAKARDHTRKTAGTRKRALGASRDPRKFRKPLEVSSTSQEIEGNCHAARSINEDSSDSKVLTATGSQKSGQTEISQADSTQTVHANSSLSRFAQAYRRNQDNPSRMQRKIYSRSKTMIAMDPMAELREFQSSGPDSLNLSADFIY